A stretch of the Vagococcus xieshaowenii genome encodes the following:
- a CDS encoding DUF2829 domain-containing protein yields MTFEEILPELKKGAKIIRKGWGGFELYVTLVEDDVFDGSPVTPYFLIKTSDEGFSSFAPTVCDILADDWAIVQ; encoded by the coding sequence ATGACATTTGAAGAGATATTACCTGAATTAAAAAAAGGTGCCAAGATTATTCGTAAAGGTTGGGGTGGTTTTGAGTTATATGTCACGTTAGTAGAAGATGACGTTTTTGATGGTTCACCGGTAACCCCTTATTTTTTAATTAAAACAAGTGATGAAGGCTTTTCTAGTTTTGCACCGACTGTTTGCGATATTTTGGCAGATGATTGGGCGATTGTTCAATGA